ATGATGTACAGGTTAAAAGCCTGATTGCTTTATTAGCTCAGCTCAAAAAAGCTTATAATATCCCGCAAGCCAATTTTATCGGGCACCAGGATATTGCGCCATTGCGCAAGCCCGATCCGGGGCCGTTATTTCCATGGAAACTATTGGCCCAGAAAGGCTTTGGTTTTTGGAGGGAGGAGTTACTGGAATTACCGCCGGATAAATTTGATTATGCAAGCGCGCTTAAGCTGATAGGCTATGATATCAGTAATTTGCCTGCAGCTATCGTGGCCTTTAAACGCCATTTTGTACAAACCGACGAAACGCCGGTAATGACGGATTTTGATTTGAATATCCTTTATAATGTTTATAAAAAGTATTAATAACCGGTGTTGTTAACAAAACAGAGGCAATGGTGATACGATAACCTATATTCCGGCATCCCTAAAAAATTCTCAATAAATATAATTTGCTACTTTTGAGGCTCGATAATATGCAGGGACTCATAACAAAATCAACCGGAAGCTGGTACCAGGTGCAAACACCCGAAGGGCAAAAGATAGATTGCCGCATTAAGGGCAAGTTTCGCATTAAAGGTATCACTACCACCAACCCCATTGCCGTTGGCGATATTGTTGATTTTGAAATGGAACCCGAGCGCGAAGAAGGCGTGATCACCAACCTGCATCAGCGCAAAAACTATATTATCCGCAAGGCCATTAACCTGAGCAAACAGGCGCAAATTATCGCTGCCAATCTTGATCAGGCTATACTGGTGGTTACATTAGCATCCCCACGCACCTCGCTCGGCTTTATCGACCGTTTTTTGGTTACTGCCGAGGCCTACGATATCCCGGCCCGACTGGTGTTTAATAAGCTCGACCTGTTTAGTGACGAAGGCCTCGAAATCCTGGCTGATTATAAAGCGATTTATGAGGATATCGGCTATCCTTGTTTCGAGATCTCTGCTATTAAAGGCACTAACATTAACCAGGTACAGGATCTGCTTAAAGATAAAGTAACCCTGTTCTCCGGTCACTCGGGCGTGGGCAAGTCAAGCCTGATCAACGCCCTGTTACCCGAGCTTGAATTGCGTACTCACATGATATCCGACTGGAGCGACAAAGGCATGCACACCACCACCTTTGCCGAAATGTTTGAACTGCCGCAAGGCGGTTTCATTATCGATACTCCCGGCATCCGCGAGCTGGGTGTTATCGACATAGAAAAACAGGAACTCGGTCATTTCTTCCCCGAAATGCGTGAACGAATGAATGATTGCCGCTTTAACAACTGCCGCCATATTAACGAGCCGGGCTGCGCAGTACTTGAAGCTTTGGAAGATGGCGAGATAGCCCCGTCACGTTACGATAGCTATCTGAGCATTTATAACGGCAACGATACAAGAGCTTAAGTTGAGAGGCAAGACTTTAAGAATCAGGAGCCAAGAGGCTTGTTTGTGAGTAATTCCTACCTCTTTACTCCTGATTCCTGACTTCCTGGATCTTTACTGCTTGATTTCCTGCTTCTACCTCTCCAATGCTGTTTTAAAATCCTCCAGCAAATCTTCCTGATCTTCAATACCAACCGAAAGGCGGATCATGCTTTCGGGGATGCCCATCTCGGCACGGCGCTCGGCACCAAGCTCGAAAAATATAGTTTGCGCAACCGGGATGGCCAGGGTGCGGGTATCGCCAAGGTTGCTTGATTTTACCACCAGTTTCAGTTTATTTAAAAATGCAAGGCAATCAATGCTCTCATCCAGCTCAATGCTCATTAAGCCACCGTAGCGGGCAAAAAGTTCGCCGGCCAAAGCGTGTTGCGGATGCGATTCGATGCCGGGGTAAAATACTTTTTTCACCTTAGGGTGATCATTAAAAAATTTAGCCAGCGCCAAAGCATTGCTGCAGGCGCGATCAAGGCGCAGGGCCAAAGTTTCGGCACCTACCGAAATGGTATGCGCCGCTTCGGGCGATAAAGTGCCTCCTGCATCGCGCAGGCCTTTCTTACGAATCTGGGTCATGCCCAGCGCATCGGGCTTTACTGTTGTTTTAAAGCCTGGGAAAATGTTGGGATAGTTTGCCCAATCAAACAAACCGGTGTTGGTTACCGCGCCGCCTAATGCATTGCCGTGGCCGCCAATATATTTGGTAAGCGAATTGATTACCAGGCTGGCCTTCACATTTATAGGGTTAAAAAGGTATGGCGAAGTCATGGTGTTATCAACCATATATAAAATGCCTTTCTCCGCACACAGATCACCAATGTTTTTAAGATCAGCTATTTGGGTGGCGGGGTTGGCAATGGTTTCAACAAACACCATGCGGGTGTTATCTTTTATAGCAGTGCGTACATTTTCAACATCGGTAGCATCAACAAAATCAATGCTGATACCCATATCAATAAAAGTTTGAAAAATGCTGCGGCTGTTGCCAAACAGAAATGAGCTGGCCACAATATGGTCT
The sequence above is a segment of the Mucilaginibacter celer genome. Coding sequences within it:
- a CDS encoding cystathionine gamma-synthase family protein encodes the protein MSTKRGFTTNILHADRLGKPEHGSLHKPIHTSVTYGHEDVQDLVDIFQNKKSGYAYSRQGNPTVTALEQKVTQMEKGVSSIAFSTGMAAISATVMALIKGTDHIVASSFLFGNSRSIFQTFIDMGISIDFVDATDVENVRTAIKDNTRMVFVETIANPATQIADLKNIGDLCAEKGILYMVDNTMTSPYLFNPINVKASLVINSLTKYIGGHGNALGGAVTNTGLFDWANYPNIFPGFKTTVKPDALGMTQIRKKGLRDAGGTLSPEAAHTISVGAETLALRLDRACSNALALAKFFNDHPKVKKVFYPGIESHPQHALAGELFARYGGLMSIELDESIDCLAFLNKLKLVVKSSNLGDTRTLAIPVAQTIFFELGAERRAEMGIPESMIRLSVGIEDQEDLLEDFKTALER
- the rsgA gene encoding ribosome small subunit-dependent GTPase A, which produces MQGLITKSTGSWYQVQTPEGQKIDCRIKGKFRIKGITTTNPIAVGDIVDFEMEPEREEGVITNLHQRKNYIIRKAINLSKQAQIIAANLDQAILVVTLASPRTSLGFIDRFLVTAEAYDIPARLVFNKLDLFSDEGLEILADYKAIYEDIGYPCFEISAIKGTNINQVQDLLKDKVTLFSGHSGVGKSSLINALLPELELRTHMISDWSDKGMHTTTFAEMFELPQGGFIIDTPGIRELGVIDIEKQELGHFFPEMRERMNDCRFNNCRHINEPGCAVLEALEDGEIAPSRYDSYLSIYNGNDTRA